A genomic region of Drosophila simulans strain w501 unplaced genomic scaffold, Prin_Dsim_3.1 Segkk87_quiver_pilon, whole genome shotgun sequence contains the following coding sequences:
- the LOC6739797 gene encoding 60S ribosomal protein L15: protein MGAYRYMQELYRKKQSDVMRYLLRIRVWQYRQLTKLHRSPRPTRPDKARRLGYRAKQGFVIYRIRVRRGGRKRPVPKGCTYGKPKSHGVNQLKPYRGLQSIAEERVGRRLGGLRVLNSYWIAQDASYKYFEVILIDTHHSAIRRDPKINWICKHVHKHRELRGLTSAGKSSRGIGKGYRYSQTIGGSRRAAWKRKNREHMHRKR from the exons ATGGGGGCTTATCGGTACATGCAGGAACTTTATAGGAAGAAGCAGAGCGATGTGATGCGGTACTTGCTACGTATTCGCGTTTGGCAATACCGCCAACTAACGAAATTGCATCGTTCGCCAAGACCTACTCGCCCGGATAAAGCAAGACGTTTAGGATACAGAGCTAAACAGGGGTTCGTGATTTATAGAATCCGTGTTCGCCGCGGAGGTCGCAAGCGTCCAGTTCCCAAAGGATGCACTTATGGCAAGCCGAAGAGTCATGGCGTAAACCAATTAAAGCCCTATCGTGGTTTGCAATCCATTGCTGAG GAACGTGTTGGTCGTAGACTTGGCGGATTGCGAGTTTTGAACTCGTATTGGATTGCGCAAGATGcttcttataaatattttgaggtAATCTTAATTGACACTCACCACAGTGCTATTCGTCGTGATCCAAAGATCAACTGGATCTGCAAGCATGTTCACAAGCATCGTGAATTGCGTGGCCTTACATCAGCTGGAAAGAGTTCACGCGGCATTGGCAAGGGATATAGATACTCCCAGACTATTGGTGGATCTAGGCGTGCTGCTTGGAAGCGCAAGAACCGTGAGCACATGCACAGAAAACGATAA